The sequence below is a genomic window from Vespula pensylvanica isolate Volc-1 chromosome 1, ASM1446617v1, whole genome shotgun sequence.
AGTGAtcgagagagaggaggaaacaGCCAAGAAGCATGAAACGTGCGatgtctcctttcttttcccccttcttgctatttttcctcttcgttacAGCAGTTTTCATCGTTGGTGagtttttctctatttatcgaagagagatatagaaaatagCGATCAATTTagttgtctctttctctctctctctctctctctctctctctctctctctctctctctctctctctctctctctctcttatatttcgtttcgaaaggataaaattttacaaggTCGACAAAAGACATATTCGATGATGTTAACACCGTCAATGTCTATGCACTCTACTATGCCCTCTCCATCGTATACTTATGGACAACTAGCAGTTATTTGCGGAAATTCAATCGTAGACTATGGTAATAGTGAGACCGACCGATGTCACGGTCAGTTAGGATACCTTAGGGTAGGCCAATCAAGAACCTACACGAATACCTTCGCAGTTTTGACGAGGTAAATGCCGAACGATatacaacaaataaaaaaatttccttatatcgattaataaatgtCAATCATCTTCGATGAATCATTAACGCTTTCCGCGAAcggatgaaataattttttctcgtcCCGATATACGATAATCGAGTTACCGATAACCATATTGCTAGGAATGGTACAATCGTATTAACTAGTGGGAATTAGattttcgagaaattttttattgcatcGATGCCAATCACTTATTACATCTCTGATGCAATCGATTCGAGAACGTCAATTATCTATTATCTCATATATTTCCAActcgttttctattttccaaaaaaataattcattactttttgtttttcttttcattcgttaataCCTGCTTGACGAGAATAAAACTAACGAGAATGCTGCGAACGAGAATTGGAGAATCATTGTTATATCGTAGTAGTTGGGTTAAAGTGGGTCACGAATAATGAGGTCCGTATAATGGACGTCGAGCTTCGTTTAGTAAGAAAGGcacgacgaaagaaaggaaaaagaaagagaaaaagagaaaaaataatttttgcatCATATAATATGCCTATGAGGCAATCTCTGTAAAATggcgtgttctctctctctctctttctctctctctttttctctctttctctctctctctctctctctctctctctctctctctctctctctctctctctctctctctttctctgccttTCTATTTAATTCGAGTATAGAATTCAAGTATCTCAAGGGAGAGACAGAATAGGATGAAAAAAGACAGGATGGatccgaaaaagaaaaagaaagaaagagagagggaggaagagaggaagagtagaAAGAACAAGGGAAAGTAGAAAGATGAAGTAAAAGAGTTTGTTTCAAGGACCACGTCGGCACACTCGATTCTTTCAGAGGTCATGAGATCGATATTAAGCCACTGCCCATAAATACAGAGGTTCCTCACGAAAGCAGGCCAAGTCGGTGTTTTCTTCGCTTTTGAGTCTGACccactttgttttttttttctttttatttttttattttttttttttattaaaagctaACAAGTTTTAGTTAAGGAACTTCGTAGTATCGTCGacttaatcatttttttttcttccttctcctttttttatttatctttttttatctatcgacTTAgtcaagaattttttaaataacgaaattCCATGAATTATCAGAAATACTTttgtggaaaataaaaaagggaattTAACGAATGTCAGCTTATCTGCGACTTCTGTACATTAATAGATTGTAATGCAACGTATACAAAAGtagaaaacaaaatgtaaagaaaaaagtatattattaaacatgaGAACGAAACTCTACGTTGCTGTATGTTCACTACCCGATGCGTGGGCATagatgttttctttctcttattagtCGAGTATAGTTATAAAGAGAAGCGGATACCGACGTAAAAAtatccatatttttttcttcgatcacgTACATTCAAAGAAAGGAATGAGTTTTCTAGAGTCAAAGGAAATATCGATTCTATGAAAGTAATATCAAAGAACGTTGTCTACCATCTGCTGGAAGAGGTCCAAGTTTTCGTTGGAGAAAAGACGATAGTTTGGTTTTTATTATAGAACATTCTCTTTATTATCAGCAAGGTCttctattcaattattttcatctattATATTGGATCGATTCGTGAATATAAATGTTCTTTTGaatataaagtttatattacaataatataaataatgtaaaagtgTTATTTCTGTATTCGAAATGATGAAGTAAAGAATtctgtttataaaattatcatatttataaataaaggattttataaataagaagttgattacaataataaagCGATTATTTACGAATCAATCCGATAACTAtgcaaaatgataaaaagtagTCAATTGCCTTTAGAATATCGCGTTTATAAATAAGGAATGTTTACTTTAACGTTAAGGAACTCTTAACTTCTAACAGcacttatttatgaatcaatccAATATATCTTGTTGCTATTAGTAAGAGTACTGAGAAACATGAAATTGTGATTTGAAAGCaattatcgattaaagaaTGGACGTTGTTGGCTTttagaaaagagggagagagagagagagagagagagagaaaagaaaaaggaacatgaTGGCGAGAGTTGAACGAGGTGAGGAGGGCTTCGACATAGGTGGAAAAGCGTTGTTATCGATCGAGCCGATAGACGGCAAGTCAGGTGAATATCGCGAGGGAGTACTTGGACCTGGCTCACTGGGTTAAAGTGATATGTAATATTCACTGTGACTACAAGTTGGGCAAAGTGAACGATGTAATACCTACGATAGTATTCAAGCGATCGTCTGATTTTCTCTCAAGGGAGCTATAATATCTTTGACAAATTATTTGCTAAGGATATGcactaaagaaatatttttcaaatctatCCGTATACCGGGTTCTTATCGGTTTATATACCTAATCTATCATTAGCAAGATGAAACTATAGAACTTTAGAATTCTCGGTGATATGCTGATGCTTGCGATGGAccgataaaaatgtttttataaaaaagacgaCGTTTTTAGGGCAAACAGTTGAAATAGCAAGCCGAGGTTATCGAGGACGATTAAAtggaagagaaatgaaatggaGTAGAAAAGAGATTAGGGACTGAAAGGACGATCGAGatggaaatgaatttttttcaacgttaGCTGTATTCCAACATTCTATcctgttcttttatttttataattttttctctctttctctctctctctctctctctttttttttttgttttcattcgatCAACATCGTTCAAACTCGATCGAATAcctttatcgaaaaaagagtaaatctcttatcttctttattctcaCGATCGATTCCTAGTTCCGTTTCTATCTCCGCTTCTAATCTTCATAGAACATCGTCGTAATCTTTAAGTGAAttgatatctattattatcaagCTTAGATCAagatctctatttttttcttcaaattttttttattaatctatatatttttctagacGATATTATACCAGAGACTAAAAtgagggaaaagaaatttctttgaaagaaagtAGACTCTGAGGTATCAAATCTAATCCAATTGACCGAGTTCTTATCTtagtctatttttttttccctatttcGGTATTTCCGTTAGTATTAAGTAAACTTTATCAAATCATCGtctttcgtatcgatcgaacgcGCTAGGAAAACGCGACGATGTTCGTCGTTCGTGAAGCGCAACGTCCTATTATTGATCGACATTTTCTAGCAGAGTAATGTTTCCATTAAATTAAGTTACGTACTGGAACGTAGAAAATGTAaggatttactttttttttttttttatagttaacGGCAAGACCGAGTTAGAATCTAACGCGGATGATACTTCGGTAagtaatttctattaattgaagatagaaaatggattttttcttttttcttgaaattcttATCATGATCGTTGCCGTTCAGATTCTCGTTGAGCAAAAGAGCAGTGACGTTAATTCGGCGAACGACTCTTTGAAACACGTGAGAGATATTGAGGAGAAAAAAACGGAGGAGGAAGATGATGAGGAAGATGATGGAGATGGCGATGGAGACAACGACGgggacgaagaaaaggaagaggaagaagaagatgctTCGGGAGAGATtcaggaagaagaggaggaagaggaagaggagtacGAAGGAGAGGAACGAAACGAATACGAGGATGAATTGAAAGCTTTAGCAGAATCTCACGAAGCAATGTCAAAGGACGAGACGAAGGATGAGACAAGAGACGAAAGAACAAATTCGAACACGAACAATTCCACAGCAGCGAAAAATTTCGAGTCGCATGAAAATGTCCTTGAAAACAAGTCTGACGAAGACGTAGCTTCCAATGAAGCTATTACCGATGAGTTACCAAAGAAACACGAAGACAAAGAGGTtggttcgttaaaaaaaaaaaaaagaaaaaaaaatggatgagaaaatagaaacgtaTAGGAAACTTCTTTcgctgttttttcttttctaggtAGCAGATTTGTTaaggtataaaaaagaaaaggacttgcgacagaaagagaaagatggtcttagaaaaaaaaagaaaaagcgagtaCCGACTGTGAAGAAAGAATTGAGCACGCAAAAAGAGATTCTTCTTGCTGGTAACGAGACGCAAGTTCTAAAAAGTCTCGTACCTTCGGAAGAAACCTTTAATGGTTTGAACGAGGAAACTGAACAAGTGAAGAGAGGATATTTTGGGGAAAACGAGGTGAGaagtgaaaataaatctttttgagCATCGAAATGCATTCAGATACGTTAGCTTATTCATTTCTATGATTTAGATGCAGGTATTATATCAGAGaacttttctttgttcctaTTAGAAGAGATGGAGATCAGCTGATGTTTtttcaataacatttttttattcatttagaGAGCAAAGGATAAAAGAATGTCCATTATTCAAGAGGATTCTTATTGGAATATGTCCAACGAAATCCCAGAAAAGTTCGATAACAGACAAGATATTTCAGCGAAAAATTTTAGatcgtatattttaaaaaaatgcaGAGAGGAgcaagagaatgaagaaaaattgcaCGAATCAAAGGTAAGAATCGTTCAAAATAATTCCACTTTACTTTtcaaatcgaatttctttaattattgaGACTGTTTATCGTAGGATCAGAAAGATAATTTAGTGAAATGTTTATTGAAGTTTAAGAAGAAATTAGCTAAAGATTTGGAACGATGGGATAAAGTACACCAGTTCTTAAGTAAGTTAACgaacgtaataattatttgatttatttaaccAAGAAGTCACAAAAAAGtcaaaatatcgtttataattcATGTACTTACTTTCGATGATCAATAATTCAATTACAAAATgaacatatatagatattaataatgacaatCTAATTCTTTAGATAACTACGGCGATTTCCTcttagattaaaattaaaaattgaattcttCATTTTAGTGAAAGTAAAGGCTGgtttaaattattcgaagaaCATGCaagatattgaaaagaaaaattatgatgGACCATTAACGACTTCCTCTACGGTGACCGAGGCATCGCAGGATGAAAAGGAACgtaagaagacaaagaagaagaagaagaagaagaagaagatgaagaagaaaaaaaagttgcaAGATCGTCGTTCAACAATGACAACGACTACGAAGGTAGTAACATTTCcgtcgacaacgacgacgatgtctCCGTCAACGACTACGTCCGTTCAATGGCAATTATTAGCCGAGAAACTTTTTGGACCTCCTTGGCAAGAGAACGTTAGGCCTGAATCGGATGACATCGCCAAAATTCGTTACTCGGTCGATTCGAAACCAAGAACGATTACTTCGTCGTCGATTCGACGATTTATCGATCAGCAGGATGCAACGAATAATCGAaaggaattaaataaaaaattaaataaaaaaacaagggAAAGACAACCCTTGTTATTACAAAAAGCACATCAGTTGCCAGGTAAATCGAATCTCTTCCcgttcgagaaaataaatacacatCGTAACAGATTCGATTCGCAAATCGATCGTTTAGGGGAGTACAATGGACCGGAGCGAGTTCTTCAGCGACTTCGTTTCGGTCAAATAATCCCACCACCTCGAGATTTCTCTCGGGAGAAGGATCAAGAGGATTATCAGGATGACGATGgacaaagagaggaagagattaCTCACAATCGAGAGCATAGGCCGCCTAATCAGAATTTTGCAATGAGTAGAAGTTGGCCGGATATACCTTTGAAGTATAATAATCGGCCTTGGAAAGGAGACAGATGGGATGGACCAAATGGACGTACTAAGCCATCGAGTTTACCGAACGAATGGTCTTGGAAACAGCCGCagtataataacaatttctgGCCGGCTCGTGGTAGGACTTGGCAATCGATTAGAAACTATTGGACGCCGTTGGATAACGATTATGAAGAAGAATCGAATTTCGTATCGAAAAATCGAGTCGATCGAAATTGGCGATGGAGAGAATCACAAGAAcgaagacaaagacaaaggcAGGAACAGGAAcaggaagaggatgaggacgaAGGACGTTTCTCATATCCATGGGAATTAGAAGGGCCTAATGTTTGGCCAGGTTCACAATCTTTTCAAGTGAAATCACCATGGTCGCAAACAGAAAGCAGTCAAATTTCTAAAACTCATgataatatcgaacgaaagatAATAGCAACTCCATGGGAGGATACCAAAATCAGACCTTACGAATCACCGAAATCAACGACCAAAATGGCGAGACAATACGGTAAAAGTAAAGTTTCCTTACCGAAGATTAGTATGGCAACTTGGAACAGTTTGACTTCGGATCCAGCGACTTGGCCATACAGATCCTCGGATACGAAGCCATGGCCGAAAGATGAGAATGGTAAATCGTACAATCCTAATGCAGATTTGGTTAAGAAATTGGGCCTAGATAAAGACGATGGTACGATTTGGCAGAACGAGGAAACTGTGAAGACTTATAAGATACCGAACGATCAATGGGACCCCTTACAAACAAATTCAAAGAATTCGTCGAACCAGGAAAACGAATCCATTAAAAGATACAAGCTACCAAAGGATAGATTCGATTTTGATATTTACGATGTCAAATCAAAAAGTATGAAAGATTGGACGAAGCCTCGATCCAAAGAAAATCGTCAATTTGAACCGTTAAACGATGACGTTAACAACTGGTATCGTGACAACGAACCAAAAACAATGTGGTCTACTAAAGATGCTTTAAATTCTAATTTACCAAAGATACAATCAGTTGGTGCCTGGGACATGCCTCCTGATAAATCTACGTGGATGCCCTATCGATTTGAACCTCAAAGTGATCCTTTCAACGAGAATCCTACAGGACCTACGATCCGACGTTGGTTTGAATCGAACGGAAGTAGCAGCTCGATTCCAAATTACGCAAAACCTATCAACGGAGTTGAGTTATGGTCTCCAAAATCTAAAAATGTAGATCTTTGGAACAGAGAATACGATTTATCGCAAGACGAATCTAATATTTCCGATCGTGGGTCATCAAGATCGAATAAAGTTATTAATTGGCCGTTCAAGTCTGAGAACGATTATtcgaacaaagaaaattatgctTTGTGGGATCGGAAACGTAGCTTTGACAAGGGCCAACCTGAAAACGTAGATTTAGGAAAAGGTAATCATGATGTATCCTCTAATGACGTACCGTCATTGAAAgcaaacgaaacgaataacGGAATAGATAGTTCGAAGGAGACTTTATCGTTACATAAACCGAACAACTGGAATAACACTTACGAAAGAGCTAACTCATGGCCTTCGAAATGGAAACAATTTAGTTATCACAGAGTTACCACTCTGCCAATTTCGAAACCAGGAACGGTATCGAACATCTCCACAAAATCGAGAAACGCTTTCGTTGCTGTCTCGGCAGTTGCATCGCCTAAACACGCGATATCGAAAAACGATATCGTAGAATCTCAAAATAATCAGAGAGATCTTTTCGAGAAACAATTGGAGGATCTTAGACAACAGAATTCATGGAGTTTAAAAGCGAACGCTATCGAggtaagatttattttatacgataaaaataaatcttgttttgtacgataaaaataaatcttattaataGTAACTATTCTTATgttatcttttcttgtttttttctttttttatatcttcacAAGGAATCTATACGATCGCCGACTCCAACGGAAAGATTGACGATTGAATCGACGATTGGACCGACGTTAACAAATATCACGAATTTCACGTCCATGGT
It includes:
- the LOC122634840 gene encoding trichohyalin-like codes for the protein MKRAMSPFFSPFLLFFLFVTAVFIVVNGKTELESNADDTSILVEQKSSDVNSANDSLKHVRDIEEKKTEEEDDEEDDGDGDGDNDGDEEKEEEEEDASGEIQEEEEEEEEEYEGEERNEYEDELKALAESHEAMSKDETKDETRDERTNSNTNNSTAAKNFESHENVLENKSDEDVASNEAITDELPKKHEDKEVADLLRYKKEKDLRQKEKDGLRKKKKKRVPTVKKELSTQKEILLAGNETQVLKSLVPSEETFNGLNEETEQVKRGYFGENERAKDKRMSIIQEDSYWNMSNEIPEKFDNRQDISAKNFRSYILKKCREEQENEEKLHESKDQKDNLVKCLLKFKKKLAKDLERWDKVHQFLMKVKAGLNYSKNMQDIEKKNYDGPLTTSSTVTEASQDEKERKKTKKKKKKKKKMKKKKKLQDRRSTMTTTTKVVTFPSTTTTMSPSTTTSVQWQLLAEKLFGPPWQENVRPESDDIAKIRYSVDSKPRTITSSSIRRFIDQQDATNNRKELNKKLNKKTRERQPLLLQKAHQLPGKSNLFPFEKINTHRNRFDSQIDRLGEYNGPERVLQRLRFGQIIPPPRDFSREKDQEDYQDDDGQREEEITHNREHRPPNQNFAMSRSWPDIPLKYNNRPWKGDRWDGPNGRTKPSSLPNEWSWKQPQYNNNFWPARGRTWQSIRNYWTPLDNDYEEESNFVSKNRVDRNWRWRESQERRQRQRQEQEQEEDEDEGRFSYPWELEGPNVWPGSQSFQVKSPWSQTESSQISKTHDNIERKIIATPWEDTKIRPYESPKSTTKMARQYGKSKVSLPKISMATWNSLTSDPATWPYRSSDTKPWPKDENGKSYNPNADLVKKLGLDKDDGTIWQNEETVKTYKIPNDQWDPLQTNSKNSSNQENESIKRYKLPKDRFDFDIYDVKSKSMKDWTKPRSKENRQFEPLNDDVNNWYRDNEPKTMWSTKDALNSNLPKIQSVGAWDMPPDKSTWMPYRFEPQSDPFNENPTGPTIRRWFESNGSSSSIPNYAKPINGVELWSPKSKNVDLWNREYDLSQDESNISDRGSSRSNKVINWPFKSENDYSNKENYALWDRKRSFDKGQPENVDLGKGNHDVSSNDVPSLKANETNNGIDSSKETLSLHKPNNWNNTYERANSWPSKWKQFSYHRVTTLPISKPGTVSNISTKSRNAFVAVSAVASPKHAISKNDIVESQNNQRDLFEKQLEDLRQQNSWSLKANAIEESIRSPTPTERLTIESTIGPTLTNITNFTSMVHRPEEEKLPKSANKEYQMHNK